The following coding sequences lie in one Takifugu rubripes chromosome 8, fTakRub1.2, whole genome shotgun sequence genomic window:
- the LOC101061413 gene encoding peripheral plasma membrane protein CASK isoform X2, with protein MTMADDDVLFEDVYELCEVIGKGPFSVVRRCINRDTGQQFAVKIVDVASFTSSPGLSTEDLKREASICHMLKHPHIVELLETYSSDGMLYMVFEFMDGADLCFEIVKRADAGFVYSEAVASHYMRQILEALRYCHDNNVIHRDVKPHCVLLASKENSAPVKLGGFGVAIQLGESGLVAGGRVGTPHFMAPEVVKREPYGKPVDVWGCGVILFILLSGCLPFYGTKERLFEAIIKGKYKMNPRQWAHISESAKDLVRRMLMLDPAERITVYEALNHPWLKERDRYAYKIHLPETVEQLRKFNARRKLKGAVLAAVSSHKFNSYYGDPPEELHDFSDDPTSSGLLAAESDAAGAVSQVLDSLEEIHALTDCSEKDMDFLHSVFQDQHLHTLLDLYDKINTRSSPQIRNPPSDGVQRAKEVLETIACYPENMEAKELRRILTQPHFMALLQTHDVVAHEVYSDEALRVTPPPTSPYLNGDSPDSTNGDMDLENVTRVRLVQFQKNTDEPMGITLKMNDLNHCIVARIMHGGMIHRQGTLHVGDEIREINGISVANQTVEQLQKMLREMRGSITFKIVPSYRSQSMSCEKESPDLSGQSPANGHASVTSSILDLPSTIQPKGRQIARPAIKDKLSIKIYVRAQFEYDPAKDDLIPCKEAGIRFRVGDIIQIISKDDHNWWQGKLENTKNGTAGLIPSPELQEWRVACIAMEKTKQEQQASCTWFGKKKKQYKDKYLAKHNAVFDQLDLVTYEEVVKLPSFKRKTLVLLGAHGVGRRHIKNTLIAKHPDRFAYPIPHTTRPPKKDEENGKNYYFVSHDQMMQDISNNDYLEYGSHEDAMYGTRLETIRQIHAQGMISILDVEPQALKILRTAEFAPYVVFIAAPTITPGMTEDESLQRLQKESEMLQRTYAHYFDQTIINNEIDDTIRLLEEAVDLVSTTPQWVPVSWVY; from the exons ATGACCATGGCGGACGACGACGTGCTGTTCGAGGATGTCTACGAGCTGTGCGAGGTGATTGGCAA gggtCCCTTCAGCGTGGTGAGGCGTTGCATCAACAGGGACACAGGCCAGCAGTTTGCCGTAAAGATCGTGGATGTGGCGAGTTTCACCTCGAGCCCCGGCTTGAGCACAGAAG ACCTGAAGCGTGAGGCCAGCATCTGTCACATGCTGAAGCACCCCCACattgtggagctgctggagacctACAGCTCTGATGGCATGCTCTACATGGTCTTTGAATT TATGGATGGGGCAGATCTGTGTTTTGAAATAGTGAAGCGAGCCGACGCTGGGTTTGTGTACAGCGAAGCTGTAGCCAG CCATTACATGCGGCAGATTTTGGAGGCGCTCCGCTATTGTCATGACAACAATGTGATTCATCGTGACGTGAAG cctcacTGTGTGCTGTTGGCCTCGAAGGAGAACTCTGCTCCTGTCAAGCTGGGAGGGTTTGGAGTGGCCATTCAGCTGGGAGAGTCTGGCCTAGTAGCTGGAG GCCGAGTCGGTACACCTCACTTCATGGCACCTGAGGTTGTGAAGAGGGAGCCGTACGGTAAACCAGTGGATGTGTGGGGATGTGGagtcatcctcttcatcctgctcTCTGGATGCCTTCCGTTCTATGGCACCAAGGAACGCTTGTTTGAGGCTATCATCAAGGGAAAATACAAG ATGAACCCACGTCAATGGGCCCATATCTCAGAGAGTGCCAAGGACCTGGTGAGACGCATGCTGATGCTGGACCCTGCTGAGAGGATCACCGTCTATGAGGCGCTCAACCACCCCTGGCTGAAG gaaagGGACAGATACGCATACAAGATCCACCTGCCTGAAAcggtggagcagctgaggaagtTCAATGCAAGGAGGAAGCTGAAG GGGGCAGTACTGGCTGCTGTCTCCAGCCACAAGTTTAATTCTTATTATGGTGACCCCCCAGAGGAGCTACATGACTTCTCGGATGACCCCACCTCATCAG GACTGCTAGCTGCTGAAA GCGATGCAGCAG GAGCAGTATCGCAAGTTTTGGACAGTCTAGAGGAAATTCATGCACTGACAGACTGCAGTGAGAAAGACATGGACTTCCTTCACAGCGTCTTCCaggatcagcacctccacacTCTCTTAGAT ctttatGACAAAATCAACACCAGGTCATCCCCTCAGATCAGGAATCCCCCAAGTGATGGAGTGCAGAGGGCCAAAGAG GTACTGGAAACCATTGCTTGTTATCCGGAGAACATGGAAGCCAAGGAGCTCAGGAGGATCCTCACGCAGCCTCATTTTATG GCTCTGCTCCAGACTCACGATGTGGTGGCTCACGAGGTCTACAGTGACGAGGCGCTGAGGGTGACTCCCCCGCCAACTTCACCTTACCTGAACGGAGACTCGCCAGACAGCACTAACGGAGACATGGACCTGGAGAATGTCACCAGGGTCCGCCTGGTTCAGTTTCAGAAGAACACTGATGAGCCCATG GGCATCACTCTGAAAATGAATGACCTTAACCACTGCATCGTAGCCCGAATTATGCACGGAGGAATGATTCACCGACAAG GTACTCTGCATGTAGGAGATGAGATCCGTGAGATTAATGGCATCAGTGTTGCCAATCAGACAGTGGAGCAGCTCCAAAAGATGCTG AGGGAGATGAGGGGAAGCATCACTTTCAAGATTGTACCCAGTTACCGCTCCCAGTCCATGTCTTGTGAG AAGGAGTCACCAGATCTGTCTGGACAGTCGCCAGCAAACGGTCATGCCAGCGTCACGAGCTCCATCCTG GATCTGCCATCCACAATCCAGCCTAAAGGTCGACAG ATCGCCAGACCTGCTATCAAGGACAAATTGTCCATCAAG ATTTATGTTCGTGCCCAGTTTGAGTATGACCCGGCCAAAGATGACCTCATTCCCTGTAAGGAGGCAGGCATTCGCTTTAGAGTGGGCGACATCATTCAGATCATCTCCAAGGATGACCACAACTGGTGGCAGGGGAAGCTAGAGAACACTAAGAATGGGACGGCAGGCCTCATTCCATCACCAGAGCTACAGGAATG GCGGGTTGCATGCATAGCAATGGAGAAGACCAAACAGGAACAGCAGGCCAGTTGTACCTGGTTtggcaagaagaagaagcaataCAAAGACAAGTATCTGGCCAAGCACAATGCAG TGTTTGACCAACTAGATCTGGTGACATATGAGGAGGTGGTCAAACTCCCATCATTTAAGAGAAAAACATTGGTCTTACTTG gAGCACATGGAGTTGGTCGGAGACACATTAAGAACACACTCATTGCCAAGCACCCTGATCGCTTCGCCTATCCCATCCCTC ACACAACTCGGCCTCCAAAGAAGGATGAGGAGAATGGAAAGAACTATtactttgtgtctcatgaccaAATGATGCAGGACATCAGCAACAATGACTATCTGGAGTATGGAAGCCATGAGGATGCCATGTATGGAACTAGATTGGAGACCATAAGGCAGATCCATGCACAGGGCATGATCTCTATACTGGATGTGGAACCCCAG GCGCTAAAGATCCTCAGGACAGCTGAGTTTGCTCCCTATGTCGTCTTCATCGCAGCGCCCACCATCACCCCAGGCATGACTGAG gacgAGTCTCTCCAGCGGCTCCAGAAGGAATCGGAGATGCTTCAGCGGACCTACGCTCACTACTTTGATCAGACCATCATCAATAATGAGATCGATGACACCATCCGCCTGCTGGAGGAAGCCGTAGACCTGGTGTCAACCACTCCTCAGTGGGTCCCCGTCTCCTGGGTCTACTGA
- the LOC101061413 gene encoding peripheral plasma membrane protein CASK isoform X1, translating into MTMADDDVLFEDVYELCEVIGKGPFSVVRRCINRDTGQQFAVKIVDVASFTSSPGLSTEDLKREASICHMLKHPHIVELLETYSSDGMLYMVFEFMDGADLCFEIVKRADAGFVYSEAVASHYMRQILEALRYCHDNNVIHRDVKPHCVLLASKENSAPVKLGGFGVAIQLGESGLVAGGRVGTPHFMAPEVVKREPYGKPVDVWGCGVILFILLSGCLPFYGTKERLFEAIIKGKYKMNPRQWAHISESAKDLVRRMLMLDPAERITVYEALNHPWLKERDRYAYKIHLPETVEQLRKFNARRKLKGAVLAAVSSHKFNSYYGDPPEELHDFSDDPTSSGLLAAESVGDAAGAVSQVLDSLEEIHALTDCSEKDMDFLHSVFQDQHLHTLLDLYDKINTRSSPQIRNPPSDGVQRAKEVLETIACYPENMEAKELRRILTQPHFMALLQTHDVVAHEVYSDEALRVTPPPTSPYLNGDSPDSTNGDMDLENVTRVRLVQFQKNTDEPMGITLKMNDLNHCIVARIMHGGMIHRQGTLHVGDEIREINGISVANQTVEQLQKMLREMRGSITFKIVPSYRSQSMSCEKESPDLSGQSPANGHASVTSSILDLPSTIQPKGRQIARPAIKDKLSIKIYVRAQFEYDPAKDDLIPCKEAGIRFRVGDIIQIISKDDHNWWQGKLENTKNGTAGLIPSPELQEWRVACIAMEKTKQEQQASCTWFGKKKKQYKDKYLAKHNAVFDQLDLVTYEEVVKLPSFKRKTLVLLGAHGVGRRHIKNTLIAKHPDRFAYPIPHTTRPPKKDEENGKNYYFVSHDQMMQDISNNDYLEYGSHEDAMYGTRLETIRQIHAQGMISILDVEPQALKILRTAEFAPYVVFIAAPTITPGMTEDESLQRLQKESEMLQRTYAHYFDQTIINNEIDDTIRLLEEAVDLVSTTPQWVPVSWVY; encoded by the exons ATGACCATGGCGGACGACGACGTGCTGTTCGAGGATGTCTACGAGCTGTGCGAGGTGATTGGCAA gggtCCCTTCAGCGTGGTGAGGCGTTGCATCAACAGGGACACAGGCCAGCAGTTTGCCGTAAAGATCGTGGATGTGGCGAGTTTCACCTCGAGCCCCGGCTTGAGCACAGAAG ACCTGAAGCGTGAGGCCAGCATCTGTCACATGCTGAAGCACCCCCACattgtggagctgctggagacctACAGCTCTGATGGCATGCTCTACATGGTCTTTGAATT TATGGATGGGGCAGATCTGTGTTTTGAAATAGTGAAGCGAGCCGACGCTGGGTTTGTGTACAGCGAAGCTGTAGCCAG CCATTACATGCGGCAGATTTTGGAGGCGCTCCGCTATTGTCATGACAACAATGTGATTCATCGTGACGTGAAG cctcacTGTGTGCTGTTGGCCTCGAAGGAGAACTCTGCTCCTGTCAAGCTGGGAGGGTTTGGAGTGGCCATTCAGCTGGGAGAGTCTGGCCTAGTAGCTGGAG GCCGAGTCGGTACACCTCACTTCATGGCACCTGAGGTTGTGAAGAGGGAGCCGTACGGTAAACCAGTGGATGTGTGGGGATGTGGagtcatcctcttcatcctgctcTCTGGATGCCTTCCGTTCTATGGCACCAAGGAACGCTTGTTTGAGGCTATCATCAAGGGAAAATACAAG ATGAACCCACGTCAATGGGCCCATATCTCAGAGAGTGCCAAGGACCTGGTGAGACGCATGCTGATGCTGGACCCTGCTGAGAGGATCACCGTCTATGAGGCGCTCAACCACCCCTGGCTGAAG gaaagGGACAGATACGCATACAAGATCCACCTGCCTGAAAcggtggagcagctgaggaagtTCAATGCAAGGAGGAAGCTGAAG GGGGCAGTACTGGCTGCTGTCTCCAGCCACAAGTTTAATTCTTATTATGGTGACCCCCCAGAGGAGCTACATGACTTCTCGGATGACCCCACCTCATCAG GACTGCTAGCTGCTGAAA GTGTGGGCGATGCAGCAG GAGCAGTATCGCAAGTTTTGGACAGTCTAGAGGAAATTCATGCACTGACAGACTGCAGTGAGAAAGACATGGACTTCCTTCACAGCGTCTTCCaggatcagcacctccacacTCTCTTAGAT ctttatGACAAAATCAACACCAGGTCATCCCCTCAGATCAGGAATCCCCCAAGTGATGGAGTGCAGAGGGCCAAAGAG GTACTGGAAACCATTGCTTGTTATCCGGAGAACATGGAAGCCAAGGAGCTCAGGAGGATCCTCACGCAGCCTCATTTTATG GCTCTGCTCCAGACTCACGATGTGGTGGCTCACGAGGTCTACAGTGACGAGGCGCTGAGGGTGACTCCCCCGCCAACTTCACCTTACCTGAACGGAGACTCGCCAGACAGCACTAACGGAGACATGGACCTGGAGAATGTCACCAGGGTCCGCCTGGTTCAGTTTCAGAAGAACACTGATGAGCCCATG GGCATCACTCTGAAAATGAATGACCTTAACCACTGCATCGTAGCCCGAATTATGCACGGAGGAATGATTCACCGACAAG GTACTCTGCATGTAGGAGATGAGATCCGTGAGATTAATGGCATCAGTGTTGCCAATCAGACAGTGGAGCAGCTCCAAAAGATGCTG AGGGAGATGAGGGGAAGCATCACTTTCAAGATTGTACCCAGTTACCGCTCCCAGTCCATGTCTTGTGAG AAGGAGTCACCAGATCTGTCTGGACAGTCGCCAGCAAACGGTCATGCCAGCGTCACGAGCTCCATCCTG GATCTGCCATCCACAATCCAGCCTAAAGGTCGACAG ATCGCCAGACCTGCTATCAAGGACAAATTGTCCATCAAG ATTTATGTTCGTGCCCAGTTTGAGTATGACCCGGCCAAAGATGACCTCATTCCCTGTAAGGAGGCAGGCATTCGCTTTAGAGTGGGCGACATCATTCAGATCATCTCCAAGGATGACCACAACTGGTGGCAGGGGAAGCTAGAGAACACTAAGAATGGGACGGCAGGCCTCATTCCATCACCAGAGCTACAGGAATG GCGGGTTGCATGCATAGCAATGGAGAAGACCAAACAGGAACAGCAGGCCAGTTGTACCTGGTTtggcaagaagaagaagcaataCAAAGACAAGTATCTGGCCAAGCACAATGCAG TGTTTGACCAACTAGATCTGGTGACATATGAGGAGGTGGTCAAACTCCCATCATTTAAGAGAAAAACATTGGTCTTACTTG gAGCACATGGAGTTGGTCGGAGACACATTAAGAACACACTCATTGCCAAGCACCCTGATCGCTTCGCCTATCCCATCCCTC ACACAACTCGGCCTCCAAAGAAGGATGAGGAGAATGGAAAGAACTATtactttgtgtctcatgaccaAATGATGCAGGACATCAGCAACAATGACTATCTGGAGTATGGAAGCCATGAGGATGCCATGTATGGAACTAGATTGGAGACCATAAGGCAGATCCATGCACAGGGCATGATCTCTATACTGGATGTGGAACCCCAG GCGCTAAAGATCCTCAGGACAGCTGAGTTTGCTCCCTATGTCGTCTTCATCGCAGCGCCCACCATCACCCCAGGCATGACTGAG gacgAGTCTCTCCAGCGGCTCCAGAAGGAATCGGAGATGCTTCAGCGGACCTACGCTCACTACTTTGATCAGACCATCATCAATAATGAGATCGATGACACCATCCGCCTGCTGGAGGAAGCCGTAGACCTGGTGTCAACCACTCCTCAGTGGGTCCCCGTCTCCTGGGTCTACTGA
- the LOC101061413 gene encoding peripheral plasma membrane protein CASK isoform X8, with amino-acid sequence MTMADDDVLFEDVYELCEVIGKGPFSVVRRCINRDTGQQFAVKIVDVASFTSSPGLSTEDLKREASICHMLKHPHIVELLETYSSDGMLYMVFEFMDGADLCFEIVKRADAGFVYSEAVASHYMRQILEALRYCHDNNVIHRDVKPHCVLLASKENSAPVKLGGFGVAIQLGESGLVAGGRVGTPHFMAPEVVKREPYGKPVDVWGCGVILFILLSGCLPFYGTKERLFEAIIKGKYKMNPRQWAHISESAKDLVRRMLMLDPAERITVYEALNHPWLKERDRYAYKIHLPETVEQLRKFNARRKLKGAVLAAVSSHKFNSYYGDPPEELHDFSDDPTSSGLLAAESVGDAAGAVSQVLDSLEEIHALTDCSEKDMDFLHSVFQDQHLHTLLDLYDKINTRSSPQIRNPPSDGVQRAKEVLETIACYPENMEAKELRRILTQPHFMALLQTHDVVAHEVYSDEALRVTPPPTSPYLNGDSPDSTNGDMDLENVTRVRLVQFQKNTDEPMGITLKMNDLNHCIVARIMHGGMIHRQGTLHVGDEIREINGISVANQTVEQLQKMLREMRGSITFKIVPSYRSQSMSCEKESPDLSGQSPANGHASVTSSILDLPSTIQPKGRQIYVRAQFEYDPAKDDLIPCKEAGIRFRVGDIIQIISKDDHNWWQGKLENTKNGTAGLIPSPELQEWRVACIAMEKTKQEQQASCTWFGKKKKQYKDKYLAKHNADLVTYEEVVKLPSFKRKTLVLLGAHGVGRRHIKNTLIAKHPDRFAYPIPHTTRPPKKDEENGKNYYFVSHDQMMQDISNNDYLEYGSHEDAMYGTRLETIRQIHAQGMISILDVEPQALKILRTAEFAPYVVFIAAPTITPGMTEDESLQRLQKESEMLQRTYAHYFDQTIINNEIDDTIRLLEEAVDLVSTTPQWVPVSWVY; translated from the exons ATGACCATGGCGGACGACGACGTGCTGTTCGAGGATGTCTACGAGCTGTGCGAGGTGATTGGCAA gggtCCCTTCAGCGTGGTGAGGCGTTGCATCAACAGGGACACAGGCCAGCAGTTTGCCGTAAAGATCGTGGATGTGGCGAGTTTCACCTCGAGCCCCGGCTTGAGCACAGAAG ACCTGAAGCGTGAGGCCAGCATCTGTCACATGCTGAAGCACCCCCACattgtggagctgctggagacctACAGCTCTGATGGCATGCTCTACATGGTCTTTGAATT TATGGATGGGGCAGATCTGTGTTTTGAAATAGTGAAGCGAGCCGACGCTGGGTTTGTGTACAGCGAAGCTGTAGCCAG CCATTACATGCGGCAGATTTTGGAGGCGCTCCGCTATTGTCATGACAACAATGTGATTCATCGTGACGTGAAG cctcacTGTGTGCTGTTGGCCTCGAAGGAGAACTCTGCTCCTGTCAAGCTGGGAGGGTTTGGAGTGGCCATTCAGCTGGGAGAGTCTGGCCTAGTAGCTGGAG GCCGAGTCGGTACACCTCACTTCATGGCACCTGAGGTTGTGAAGAGGGAGCCGTACGGTAAACCAGTGGATGTGTGGGGATGTGGagtcatcctcttcatcctgctcTCTGGATGCCTTCCGTTCTATGGCACCAAGGAACGCTTGTTTGAGGCTATCATCAAGGGAAAATACAAG ATGAACCCACGTCAATGGGCCCATATCTCAGAGAGTGCCAAGGACCTGGTGAGACGCATGCTGATGCTGGACCCTGCTGAGAGGATCACCGTCTATGAGGCGCTCAACCACCCCTGGCTGAAG gaaagGGACAGATACGCATACAAGATCCACCTGCCTGAAAcggtggagcagctgaggaagtTCAATGCAAGGAGGAAGCTGAAG GGGGCAGTACTGGCTGCTGTCTCCAGCCACAAGTTTAATTCTTATTATGGTGACCCCCCAGAGGAGCTACATGACTTCTCGGATGACCCCACCTCATCAG GACTGCTAGCTGCTGAAA GTGTGGGCGATGCAGCAG GAGCAGTATCGCAAGTTTTGGACAGTCTAGAGGAAATTCATGCACTGACAGACTGCAGTGAGAAAGACATGGACTTCCTTCACAGCGTCTTCCaggatcagcacctccacacTCTCTTAGAT ctttatGACAAAATCAACACCAGGTCATCCCCTCAGATCAGGAATCCCCCAAGTGATGGAGTGCAGAGGGCCAAAGAG GTACTGGAAACCATTGCTTGTTATCCGGAGAACATGGAAGCCAAGGAGCTCAGGAGGATCCTCACGCAGCCTCATTTTATG GCTCTGCTCCAGACTCACGATGTGGTGGCTCACGAGGTCTACAGTGACGAGGCGCTGAGGGTGACTCCCCCGCCAACTTCACCTTACCTGAACGGAGACTCGCCAGACAGCACTAACGGAGACATGGACCTGGAGAATGTCACCAGGGTCCGCCTGGTTCAGTTTCAGAAGAACACTGATGAGCCCATG GGCATCACTCTGAAAATGAATGACCTTAACCACTGCATCGTAGCCCGAATTATGCACGGAGGAATGATTCACCGACAAG GTACTCTGCATGTAGGAGATGAGATCCGTGAGATTAATGGCATCAGTGTTGCCAATCAGACAGTGGAGCAGCTCCAAAAGATGCTG AGGGAGATGAGGGGAAGCATCACTTTCAAGATTGTACCCAGTTACCGCTCCCAGTCCATGTCTTGTGAG AAGGAGTCACCAGATCTGTCTGGACAGTCGCCAGCAAACGGTCATGCCAGCGTCACGAGCTCCATCCTG GATCTGCCATCCACAATCCAGCCTAAAGGTCGACAG ATTTATGTTCGTGCCCAGTTTGAGTATGACCCGGCCAAAGATGACCTCATTCCCTGTAAGGAGGCAGGCATTCGCTTTAGAGTGGGCGACATCATTCAGATCATCTCCAAGGATGACCACAACTGGTGGCAGGGGAAGCTAGAGAACACTAAGAATGGGACGGCAGGCCTCATTCCATCACCAGAGCTACAGGAATG GCGGGTTGCATGCATAGCAATGGAGAAGACCAAACAGGAACAGCAGGCCAGTTGTACCTGGTTtggcaagaagaagaagcaataCAAAGACAAGTATCTGGCCAAGCACAATGCAG ATCTGGTGACATATGAGGAGGTGGTCAAACTCCCATCATTTAAGAGAAAAACATTGGTCTTACTTG gAGCACATGGAGTTGGTCGGAGACACATTAAGAACACACTCATTGCCAAGCACCCTGATCGCTTCGCCTATCCCATCCCTC ACACAACTCGGCCTCCAAAGAAGGATGAGGAGAATGGAAAGAACTATtactttgtgtctcatgaccaAATGATGCAGGACATCAGCAACAATGACTATCTGGAGTATGGAAGCCATGAGGATGCCATGTATGGAACTAGATTGGAGACCATAAGGCAGATCCATGCACAGGGCATGATCTCTATACTGGATGTGGAACCCCAG GCGCTAAAGATCCTCAGGACAGCTGAGTTTGCTCCCTATGTCGTCTTCATCGCAGCGCCCACCATCACCCCAGGCATGACTGAG gacgAGTCTCTCCAGCGGCTCCAGAAGGAATCGGAGATGCTTCAGCGGACCTACGCTCACTACTTTGATCAGACCATCATCAATAATGAGATCGATGACACCATCCGCCTGCTGGAGGAAGCCGTAGACCTGGTGTCAACCACTCCTCAGTGGGTCCCCGTCTCCTGGGTCTACTGA